The genomic stretch GGCATCCTCGACGCTAGCGCCTCGTCCGGCAAGGGCGGCAAGGTGACGATGCAGGGCAACTACGTTGCCCTCTACGACGGCGGCTCGATCTACGTTTCCGGCCCCTCGGGCGGTGGAACCGTCATGATCGGCGGCGGCGCCCACGGTGCGGACCCTCACGTCCTGAACTCCCAAAGCACCTTCATCGGTTCCGGCTCCATCATCAATGCCGACGCCACGGTGAGAGGCAATGGTGGCACCGTCGCCGTCTGGAGCGACGGAACGACCCGCTTCTACGGTTCGATCTCGGCCAAGGGTGCGGGGGCTGGTCTCGGTGGCTGGGTCGAGACGAGCGGCCATACCCTCGTCGCCCAGGGCTCTGTTGCTACGGGAGGCGGAACGTGGCTCCTCGATCCGAGCGACGTCGTCATTGGCGACGCCTACTCGGACTCCGTCTCCTACGCGGATTCGACCAGCTACGACTTCTCGACGGCCTCCGACACCTCCTATATCTCCACCGGCTCACTCATGGCGGCGATGGCCGACAACGACGTAGACGTAACGGCATCCGGCTCGATTCTTGTCGACGGAGCAACAGCTTCACTCACTGGCGGCCATACACTTAACCTGACGGCCCAAACCGGTGGGATCACGATCCAGGGCTCGGATTTGGAAGGGGATTACAGCCTCGCAGCAATCGCAGGCGACGCGGTTACCATCACCGGTTCGACGATCAACTCCTCCGGGACCGTGAGGCTCAGCGGAACGTCGGTATTCAGCGATTCGGATCTCTACGTCTCCGCCCTAAACCTGTCTGGTGCCTCCGTTGAGGTCGATGGGCAGATCACCACTACTTCTGGTGCTCTATCGGTCACATCCACCGGGCCGGTGCTTTTTCAAGGCGTCAGCGCCACTGCGTCGTCCTCGGGAGGCACGGCCATTTCCATTGCGGCAGGCGGGCCGGTCGAGATCGATGGGGAGATCGACTACACCGGCAAGGCGAGCATCTCGACCACCAACGCCGACGTCACCCTCAACCACGACGTCATCGGTGACGGGGATCTTTCAGTGTCTGCCCTGGGCTCTATTCGAGTCTCAAACGTCACTACCTCGCCGGGCAGTGTTTACCTCAATGCCGGGACAAACGTGACCATCGCCGGAAACGTGACGTCCGTCGCCTCGAGTGCCGCCCATGACGTTCTTAACGTGGTCGCCGGGGGAGATGTGGTCATCAACCTGAACAAGATCGTTGACGTCACCGGCTCAGTGACGATTCAGGCTGGGGATCGTCTGACCATTGCGGGAAGCAGTCTTATAGTCGAGGACGGGGCTCCCTATGGTTGGATCTCGAATCTTTCGATCTCCAGCCCGAACGGACTGGACGTCGCGTCTTCCTCTCGGGCGACCCATATCGCGAATAACGACCCGCTGGGTCAGGTAATCGTCAACGTCGCCAACGGAACGCTTTCGATCACCAGTTCGGGCAGTTTGGTCTCAGGCATTTCAGCGGCCGGAGATCTGCTGCTGAACGCGCAGCAGCTCATGGTTCGAAGCGGCAATGTTGGCGCCGGTGGTAACGCCACGGTCAATATCGCGGGGGATGTTACGCTCACCGCCAATGGCAGCGCTTTTCCTGCAAGCATCTCGTCGGGCGGGCTCATGGACATCACCGCGGGCGGAACGATCAGCATGGGTGTCTGGACGGGCGTGTCAGGCGACAGTGGTGTTTCGATTTCCTCCGGCTCCGGCTTTGTCTGGAACTCCAATATCTCCCGGTGGACGTCAGTGACGTCGAGCAGCGGCGCCGTTAGTGTTTCGAGCGGGTCGGGCTTTTCGGGCACGAACCGGCTCGTCATCAATGCCGGGACAAACGTCCGTCTCTCTTCCGGGGGAGAGATCGACCTCGCCAACTCGTCGAACGGTGTTTCGGCGTTCACTGCGCCGACGATGGCTGTCGGGGGGGAATCCGCGATTTATCTCAACGCCACGGACTATGCGGCGATCCTTCCGAATGGGTCTCAGCTCCTAACCGTCCAGGTCGGCGACTCGAGCAGCACCTATGGTACGGTTCCCGACCTCTCCGGCGTTTCGATAACCAGTACCGGTCTGACTGCGGGTGACACCCTCGCGGCCCTCGGCATTGGCGGCCTGACTACGACGGCCACCGCTTCCTCGCCGATTGGAACGTATGGAATTACCAGCAACATCGCATCGGGGACGGTCATTGGGAACTACCTCGTCTACTCCTTGGACGGCACGCTGACGCTGAGCGCCCCGCTCCCGACGCCTCCGCCTGTCGCTCCGGCCATCCTCTCAACAGCTACCATTGAGGTGCCGCGCATCCCCTTCCAGCAAGAAGGCATTCCCCTTCGGCTAGACCGGACCGACGTGGGCTATGAGGTCATCTATGCCAATCGTCCGGGCTCCCAGGAGATCGCCTCGGTTAATGGCAACACCGTGAAGGTGATCTACAACGACTTCCGTCCAGCTAAGGGAACGCTGGTTGGGACCCACTGGACCCCTTCCGGCCGCGCCGTGGCAAAAGCTCAGACGCCGAGCGTCGTCGGTACTCCTGAACACCGCTTCGTCGTCAGGAACCCGGACGCCGATGAGATCGTGGTCGGGCAAGGCAATTACAAGATCTCCCACGGCGCCGTCAGTCCCGCCACTGAAGCCGAGATGCCGAAGATGCGGATGGCGGAAACGCCGACTGCCTCCGTCCCTATCGCCCTGCCTCCATTCCAGCCACACGGCGCGCGGGGCTTCGAGGATGACGCTCAGAACCCTGCGAAACTCGTCGGGGGATGGTGGTAGGCCTCGACACCTAAACCAATGAAAACGACTGACAACCCCCTCGACTGGGCCTCCCTTGGCATCTCGACCGCGCTCGCGGCGGGCCTGATTACCTACCTGCTCCTGACGTGAAAGGCTTCTCGGCAGCCGGCCTCCTCGGCAACAGCGCGTTGATGTCCCGTAATCCTGAGCTGGCGCGCCGTCTTGGGGCGGTTGCTCCCACACCCGCGCCAACCGCTCCCGCCTCCGCTACGCCCATCCAAAAGGTCCCGAGAGGCGGGGGAGGGGGTGCGGGCACCGACAGGAAAATGACGAAGGAGGAGCGCGCCTATGAGCGAATCCTTGAGGCGAGGAAGAACAAGGGCGAGATCCTCGCCTACGGATTCGAGAGCACCAAGCTGCGCCTCGCCTACAACACCACCTACACCCCGGACTTCGAGGTGACGATGCCGGACGGCCGCACCGAGTTTCACGAGGTGAAGGGCGGCTATATCTACGACGGCGCCCTCGACAAGTTCAAAATGGCGGCGGCACAGCGGCCGTGGAACCGCTTCCTCCTCATCCAGAAGGGGGTCATCAAGTACGACTTCAACGACCCCACCAAAACAGAAAGGAACAACCCATGATTCAGTTTGAGGACTCACCCACTCCGGAGCCGTTCGATTCGGCCAAGCCCGACTACTTCACCTTCCCGAGCCACCCGGGCGTCCGCTTCTGGAAGGAGAAGGCTGGCCGCGCCATGACCGAAGAGGACTATAGAACCATCCTCGCCTCGGAAAGACCGGTCGAGCTGGAAGGCTTCATCAGCCGCGCCGGTAAGCCGTTCTCCGCCCCTTGCCGCTTCAATCCCGAGACGAAGACCGTCGAGTTCGTCTTCGACGAACGGGGCTAGAGCGCCGGCTGCGTTTCACCCCTTCCTTTTGGCGTGGCCGCCGCAGGAAGGGGCGAAACACCTGAACCAAGATCTTTAAGCATTATGAAAACGAAACTGCCGGTCGGAACCAAAGCCATCGAAATTCAGCACATCTCCCTCGCGAAGGGCGGATGGGAGTGGGCGCGCACCCGCGGCGAGATCCGCGTCGCCGCCATCGACCCCGAACGCTACCACCGTAAAACGAACCACAAAGGCTATCTCGGAACCTTCTCCCGGTCGTCAGATGTCACCTTTGACTACCCGGCCGGCAAGTGGGGATACGGAAGGGCGGAGAAAAAGGCACTAGAGATCGCCAAGAGCCTTGCGATGAAGTTCGACCTCCCGCTGTTCAAGGACGGTAAGCCGCTCGATCTGGCGAACGCCTGAAATGAAAAGAGGGAGGGGGACGGCCCCCTCCCTCCAGTCCCCCCAAATTGTTGTCGGCTAGCGTAGCGAAGCCAGGGGCTGCCACCCGGCCATCCCCTTCGTCCAGACGAGCGCCGTCCTCGGGAGCTTCCCTGAGTTGGCGAGGGCCTCGATCTGCGAAAGGTCGACTGGGCCGACCTTCTTCCCGTCGGCCTCGTAAAACCAGTTGGCGCTTTGGGGAAGGGGAGGCGGCTCGTTTTCCGGGTCACGGCCTTCCGCGACCGCCATCGCGTGGCGAGCAGGGCGCAACTGCTCTTCTTTTTTCAGACGATCATAGGCTTCCAGGTAGCGGACACCCTTACACTCGCCGGGTACAGCGACCTTCGTCACCTTACGCAAGTGAAGGAAGAAGAGGATGCCGACGAAAACAGCACCGAAGGGCATCGTGCCCATCAAAAAATCAACCATAGTTCAGCTCGTTTTCTACGCGGTTAATCGACCTTTGGAGGTTGGAAATTTCATCCGACCGACGCTTCTTTTCTTCGTCCTGCTTCGCAGCGCGATAGAGAACGATCAGGACCGCCGCGACGGAAAGGACCCCCAACCAAAACATGAGAGGGAGGATGATGGCTCCGAGCTCAGGGCTGCATTCAGCGATAACGTCGCGGATCACCGCTTTGACCATCCGCCACGATAACCATGTGATAAGTGCCCCTCCGGGAACCACCAATAGGGCATAAAACCCGCAGGCAAAGCCAAAGAGAAAGATGGCGATTCCGACCGGCATAATGACGAACGAGAGGACGATCTTGGCGACGCGCCAGATCGTTGCAGGCCTATGCCCATAGGCCGCCTCGCAGACGAGGTTAATCTCTGCAAGGCGATCGTACTTGGATTTGGCCCACCAGCCGAGGCCCGCGGCGAGGGCGGCAAGGATTAAATAAAACATCCAACCCCCCGGTTTAATTGAGACATAGCTCTTTCTGGTACAGAAAAGAGCACGGCGACGCAAGTGAATTAGGTGGAGTATGCTCCCTGTTGTCGTGGGTGGATTTCTCCAAAATCTGCTTCGTGTCTAAATCCGAGCAAAAACGTCGTCCCGCCAAACGCAAGGTGGTCCGGCGTCCAAAAGCCCCCGACTACGGGGCTGAGTTCGGTCGTCGCCTGAAGAAGGTCCGGGCCGAAGCGGGTCTTACACAGGAGACGCTTGCGGAGCTGGCCGACATCTCCACCGATTATGTTAAACGTCTCGAGGGTGGCCACTACGTTCCGACCATTGCGGTCGTCGACAGCATCCGTTGCGCCCTGAATCTCTCGTGGGACCAGATGATGGGCTCATAGGCCCCCGAGCATCTATTCCTTCGGCACTTGCCGAATTAGGCTCATCGAGCCGAACGCGACGGCGATGGTGGCGAGGTTAATGATCGACCACAACCCTCGGTTCAGGTGCAGAGGCATGAAGGGGTTGTAGACGATAGCCGTGATCCCGCAGATCCACACCCAGTTCTGCTTTTCCAGCTTCGACGCTTTCAACGCCAGAAAAACGAAGACCCCAAACACCACCAGCCGTAGGAACATGTAGAAGCCGTAATGGAAGTGGCCGAACAGGGCCAACACCAGCAAAACGATGACGACGATCTGGGGCAGGACCTGCGTGGGAGTCGGGCGCATGGCCTAAGCCTTTGCTTTCTTGGCTGCCCAACGCGCTTTCTGCGCCGCAGCCATCTTCGCCTTCACTTCAGGAGAGAGCTTCTTGCGAGGTTTCCGCGCCTTGCCGGGGGAAGTGAGCCTGTCGCCGACGTCGGTGCCGAGGGCCTCGAGGCGGCGGTTGATCTTGGCGATCTGCGCGGAGATTCGCTCATGTTCCCGCTTCAACCGGATAGCGAGGCGAAGGTCGGCGACGGAGAGGCTGAGGAGAGAGCGCATGGTAATTTGGTTTTAGGTTTTCTTGTCGAACTTGGCTTGGAACCGCGCCCACCACTGGATCAGGCGCGCATGGTCGGGACTGGTATCGACGGTCGGCCATCCTTGATTGACGAAGGAATACGCCATCTTGCCCATGCTGAGAGCAGCGTCGTTTTGACCATTTGTGAGCTCCGTGGTTTTAACTGAAGGACCGAAGCTCTGGACAAGGCACGTCTTCAACTTGTCGACGTCGGCTTTTGTGAGTTGGATGGAGGAGAAGTCGTTCTTCGCCTTCGTCATCCGCTCGGTGTCGAGAAGCAGACTATAGATGCCGAGGTTGGTTTTGAGAATCGAGAGCCAAAGATCGTGCAGTTCTGTTTCGTTCGTCGAGATCTGTTTTGCGATGGTACCCCGCTGGCCGTCGGCCAAGCCCGGATTGTTGGCAAGGCTTTCCCAGAAAGAGATCGAGGCGTCATATTTCCCCATCAACGCGGCGTATTGGTATTCGAGGAGCAGGATATTCCTCTCCATGTGGACGTCGGGGCACTTTTCGCTGTCCACCAGATCCTTACCTGCTCGGGCGACGGCGGCTTTACAGCTCTCGAGGTATTGAACGGCCTCTGTCGCCTGAGTCTGGAGATCTTGGGGATTGCTGCTCTTGGCCGGAACCTCGGCGATGAGAGCCGCCCCACGATAAAGCCGTTCCAATCGAAGCTCGATGGCGGACGATCGGCTAACCTGTTCGCTCGTGGCAATCATGAAGAACGTCTTCCCGGCCCAGACGGCGGCGATCAAAAGCAGAACAATAATGAGGGCACCGGTTTTCTTCATTACGGCAAGAAGTAGCCCCACCAATTAAAACGACAAGGACTTTGAGCGTACTACGGAAAGGATTAACTAAACCGCGCTTCGCCGCAGTGAGAGGTGCAGCCGAAGTATTTAATCATCCGTTTGCCTTCGCGATTTTCGCCGTAGGCATAGCTCAATTGACCGGGCGTGCAGATAGGGCAAGGGAGGGGACTCTGGTGTCCTGCCTCATCATGGGCCTTGATTGCCGCGAAGAGGACGGACCACTTCTTCGTCGTCCGCTCCGATTCGGCTTTTTCCCTGTCCCGCTTTGCTTCTTGCAACTCGTCAGCTCTGGTCTTCTCGAACTGGAGCTGCCGCTTCAGCGTCTCGATCTGCTGAAGGTTCCGTTGTTCCACATACTCGGACGTCAGCTTCTCATCGTAATTTCGGTTCATATCGCTGAGAGCGGTTTTAGTGATTTGGAGGTGGCGCTCGGTTGAAATAATCCGAGGCTCGAAAAACTCCTTCTGGTAATCGGTCGCGGTCTCGATCTGGGCCTTCATCAAGGTCAGGCGGTCGGTTAGCTTCCTCTCGTAGCGCGTCAGGGCTCTCGCAGCTTTAGCTCGCGCGCGGCGATCGTACTCCCATTGATCTCCGGTGTAGACGATCCACCTAATGCCGGGATCGTTCCGCATCTTCCACCACCAGCTGAAGCTCGTTCGTGCGATAAAGGCGGCTTCGCCCGGGAAAAGGTACCGAAGCGCGTAGCAAATGAAGAAAAACAGTCCAACCGCACCGGCGATGCAGGAAATAATTACGCTGTCGGTATCCATAGAGTGCTCCTTTGTGGTCTTTAACTGACGAAGGCCATCGCCGTCCAGAGGATTGCGCCGTCCACCTGATCGCGGCGCGAAGAACCCCCGCCCCCCTAGCGTTCAGTCGCGGGCGTCAAGGTAGTGCCGCTGCGCGGCCTCCACCTTGACTCCCACTCCCTCCACGCTACAGCCCCGGTCGCCCCCGCGAATCGAGGGAAGCCCTCGCTTCGCCTTCTATCCAGACGGCTTGCGCCGTAAAGGGAGGGGTTGTTCGAGCACGCCCTCCTTCTGACGAAGGGCGTGCCCGCCAACTTCAATGCTCGCTGAAGAGCTGAGCCCCGGGAGGGGCCGAATTGAAGAAAAGAGCGGGCCGCACTTCGGAAAGAAAACATGACCGACACGCCGAACGCTGAATATTGCCAGATCGAAAAACAACGCCTTGCCCGGGACCTCGTCGCCTCCGACGTTCACGGGAACGTCTCCAGCCTCATTGCCGACCTTGCCAAGCTGCCCGAAGGGGAACACTACGACGAGGCCCTCTCGCTCTCCATGCCGCAACCGGATTATGTTGCGACGGTCGAGGAAGCGGGGGAGCTGGAAGACTGGGAAGACGCGCTGGAACTCCTCAACCGCGAGGCATCCGGCTTCTTCGTTGATACCGCGATCCTCGGTGCCGAACGCATTGCCGAGGCCCGCGACGAGGACAAGGGCCGGGACGCTGATGACATCCGCCGCCTCGAGGCGCGGCGCTACGTCGTCGACCATTGCCGAGAGAATCCGGACGACGCCGAAAAGGTGTGTGACGAGCTCCGCCTCGAACTCGTCGAAAACGAGGTCTACGAGCATTGGGTTGTCTCTCGTTGGTTGAAGCAGCGGCTGGCGGAGAAGGGCGAAGTCGTCGGCGAGCTTTACGGGCTCAGCGTCTGGGGCCGGTGCTGCACCGGTCAGTCTATCGCGCTGGACTGCGTCTTTCAGGACATTGCCGTCGAGCTTGAAAACGTCCGCGGCGGCCGGGACCAGAAGTAAGGAGCGCCCCATGTTCCAAACCCTCGTCTATCGCGGCTTCTTCATCCACCTCAGCCACCCTGCCCGAAAGGGCGGGGGAAGCGAGGTCATCGAGATCCAAAGTCCCCGTTTCAAGTTCCTGCCCTACGAGCCCAAGACCCTTGCCGGAGCAAAACGCCTCATAACCCGCCTTTCCAAAACCAACTCCTAGCCCCCATGAAAAATCTGATTCGCTTCGTTAATCGCCGCGGCGACGTTCGCCTAATGGAAGTTTCCATGCGCCTTGTCGTCGACGGCTTTAATCCGCTCGTTGTCGAGAACATCGGTTTCAATAGTTATTACCACCCTACGGAGCTTTTGCTGTCGGTGGCTCACTATGGGACGCAAAACGGTGACGCGATGCGGGACCCGGAGATCGTCTTCGCCGCCGAGTTCGACCGGGAGGGGAAGCTCTCCAAGCTCCATCCCTGCTATTTCAGGAACGATTATCTCGGGCTGGAGACGCAGGGGTATTTCGAGGAGGAGGGGCGGCAGATGATGCGTCCGCAGCTGATCGCGGAGTGGCGGCGCTTTGCTGTCCAGTGGGACCGGAACCTCGTCGCCCAGGGCTTTTTCAATGGGAGTGCCCGATGAGCGTGGCACCCAATCCCTACACGTTCGCCCGTTTGGGGAAGCGGTTGGACGTTGAAACGAAAATGGCCGAGGCCCGCGCCGCGGGCGTCCTGGTGACGGAGGACCGGGATGCCGGGACCGTCAAGGCGACCCACCAGGGGCAACTCGTCTTCAAGGCTCTCGACAAGGGCGGGGGAGGGTGGATCGTCATCTACTCCTCCGCCTTCTTCAGCGAGAAGTGAGACGTGTCGGATCGCGCCGCCCGTTCGGGCGGCGCGATGACCGCTTTACCCTGGCAGGGCCGCTCTACCAGCCGCTTAGACAGCGGGTGTTATGCTTCTTTGAGTGCGCCAGCCGAGAAGTGTTTCAACCAGCCGATATGTCGGCCCTTCTTCTTCTGGGCGGCATAGACGTCGCGGTAAACCTGCGTCGGCTGGAACAGATACATCACGTTATCAACTTCGACCGCTATCGAGAGCTGATTGAATTCGATAGCGAGACCGTTTGCCATTTCGTTGATTTCCTTGAGGCGATCCGTCGAGAGGTCTTGGCAGAAGGAATAGCAGAGCGTCACATCTTCTTTGTGAACGTGCATCGTTGCTTCATCGACGAAGTATCCAGTTCCCTGTACGTGAGTAGCGCCCTTGAGTTCGAGTAAGAGGTATCGCATGACCCCGTCGATGAGCGACTGACGTCGCTCCGGAGGCATCGTTTCGGCTCCGGCACCTTCCTTACTCGGTAGGTAGAAAGTTACCTTTTTTGGAGCTTTATTCTTTTGAGGGAGCCAGTCGATGAAACCTTGGGGATGACGCATTTTCATTAGCTTTGTAGCCCGCCGATTCTACTCAGGCAATTCGGATAGAACTTGACGAGTTCCTTGGTGTTATTATACAAGCGAATAATGATACCTGGGCTCCTTGAACTCCCGTTCCTCGTCGCCCAGATCCCTGCGGGGTTCCCGTCCCCGGCTGATGATTACAGGGAAGAGCCGCTTAATATTCAGCAGCTCGTCACGCGGAACCCGCTTGCCACCTTCTTCGTTCGCGCCCATACGCACGCTCTCCCCAGCCGCGGGATCGAACTGGGCGATCTCCTCGTCATCGACCGCTCCCGCACGCCGTCGCCGGGGCAGGTGATCCTCGCCGTCGAGGACGGAGAGATCCGTCTCCGCGAAATGCCGTCGAGCGGTGAGATCGAGGTGTGGGGCCTCGTCACCTACACGCTCAAGGAACTGACCAACGCGTATGTTCGCCCTCATCGACTGCAATAATTTCTACGCTTCCTGTGAGCGGGTCTTCTCCCCAAAGCTCAACGGGAAGGCTGTCGTTGTCCTCAGCAACAACGACGGATGCGTGATTGCCCGTTCCAACGAGGCGAAGGCCCTCGGCGTCGAGATGGGCGCCCCGTTCTTCAAGGAGAGGGAGCGCCTTGAGAAGAACGGCGTTGAGGTCTTTTCCAGCAACTACGAGCTCTACAGCGACATGTCGCGCCGGGTCATGGGCACCCTTGCCTTGTTCTCGGGGGAGATCGAGGTCTACTCCATCGACGAGGCGTTTCTTCGCCTCACCTTGGCCCCGGACCGCCTCCGCGATCACGCTACCGAGATCCGGGCGACCGTGAAGCAGTGGACTGGCATTCCCGTATGTGTGGGAATTGCCACAACAAAGGTCCTAGCCAAGCTCTCCAACCGCTTTGCCAAAAAGAACGCCGGGACCGGTGGGACCCACTTTCAGGCCGCACCCACCGAAGAGTTCCTCTCTCGCTTCGACGTGGAAGACGTCTGGGGCGTCGGCGGCCGTTGGGGGGAACGGCTGAATGCCGGAGGCATCAAGACGGCGTGGCAGCTTCACGAGGCGAACCAGAGCTGGATTCGCGCCGAGTTCGGCGTGGTCCTGCTGCGTATCGTCTACGAGCTCCGGGGCGTCTCCTGCCTTTCGCTTGAGGAAGTGGCCCAAGACAAGAAGGGCATCGTCTCTTCCCGTTCCTTCTCTCGCTCCGTTACCGACATCGACGAACTCCGGCAAGCGGTCCGCGACTACCTGTCGACCGCAGCCGAGAAGCTCAGGAGCCAGGCGTCCGTCGCCGGCCGGGTGCAGGTCCATATCCTGACGGCCCGCCACGGCGACAAGCCGAAGTATTCCAACGCCGCCGAAGGCGAGCTCGACGAGCCGACCGACGACACCGCCACTCTGATCCGCCGCGCCATGCCGCTCCTCGATGCGATCTACCGGGAAGGCTTCGAGTATCGAAAGGCCGGGGTTTACCTCACCTCGATCTCTCCCGCCTCCCTGATCCAGCGCGACCTCTTCGGCGTGCCCATCGAGAAGAGCGAAAAGCAAAAGACGCTCATGGCCGTGATGGACCAGCTCAACCGGAACGGGCGCCGGGTCCACTTCGGGGACGCCGGACGGAAAGGGTGGACGATGAAGCGTGGACGCCGGAGCCAGTCGTTTACAACGGACTGGAAAGACCTTTTGTCGGTTTAGCCAAAACCAAGTAAGGAGGACAGCATGATGAATATCGAAAAAGTGAAAGGAGCCTTGAATGGGATCTCCCTGAATAATTGGATCGGGATCGGGACGCTCGTTTTGAACACGGTCCTCCTCTCCGTCGTTATTGCGAAGCTCTCGAGCATTGAGCTTAATACCGGCTACTCTCCCGATGTTCAAAACGTCATGATCGTCAATAAGGACGCCGTGCCGGTGGAGCTGTCGAAGATCGCCGACCGGGATCTCGAATGGGACAACAACGTGTGGCGCCCCCCGTTCCTCGGCCTTCGTAAGCAGAATCCTATTCACTTGAAGGGAGAGCCTGAAGAGAATGTTTCCGATCGGTCGCCCATGAGTGTCGAGCCGTTTGTCTCCGGGGGCGTGTTTGTTGGAAAGGTTCCCCCTCAGTGGCCTTGAACTAATCCAGATGATGATTGGTTGGCGATTCCTGTTTCTCTTCGTCGCTATTCTCCTCCCGTTTCAGGGATTGAAGGCCGCCTCCATCAGCGTCTTCTTCTCGCCGAACGGCGGGGCGATGGAGGCCGTCGTTCGCGAGTTGGGGGCGGCGAAGGAGACCGTGACGATCCAAGCCTACGGCTTTTCGTCCGCTCCGATCGCCAAGGCGATCCTCGCGGCGAAACAGCGGGGAGTGGCAGTAAGGGCCATTCTGGACAAGAGCAACGAAACGGCGAAATACAGCTCGGCGAAGTTCCTCGCCAACGCCGGGATTCCGGTCTGGATCGACTACCTCCCCCACATCGCCCATAGCAAGGTCATGGTAATCGACTCGAAGACAATCATTACCGGCAGCTTCAATTTCACGAAATCGGCGGAGAGCAGTAACGTCGAGAACCTCCTCGTCATTCATCGACGACCTACGCTTGCCAAACAGTACAACGAAAACTTCGAGAAGAGATTGGCTCTTTCTCGGGCCTACCAACCTTGATCTTGAGGTTTAAACCGGGCACAAACGGGGCCGAATCACAAACTCAACAGAAGGCACAAAAATGAAAAGGCTGACGAAAGAGCAAGCCGCGGCGTTCATCTCCAAAGCAAATATGCTTACGAATCCAGTGAAGCCGCACGAAGCTAGGATTATTCAAAATATTCTCCAGGGAAGCGAAACGCTCCATGGGTGGAGGTTCAAAAATCACCTATTTTGTCAGGGTTGCCATAAAGAACTGAGCGTCCTCGATTTGTTTTTAAGTTCCTTGGAGAGGCACAGCCCTCAGTACCTTCATGATTATCTCTACGAAGGGAAGATTTCGAGCGGTGGTGAGACAATTTACGAAGCCGAGGGGCAACCGACGATACAGGTCTTTAAGCACGGACTTACCGTTATTTGCACTGGTTGCGGGGTTGCCAATCGCAGTGAAAACGCGCTGGGCTGTGACTACTATCTGTATTCTCGGCCTGTCCGACCAAACGGCGTGATTAGTCTATCGGAATATTGGTTTGAGAAAATTATGGCTCAGATTGAGCAGGACGACGCACGCCGAAAGGGCTAGCCGGTATCGGGAGCTATCCAGGGATTCCCTTTTGGCACTTGGTCGTCGTAGAGGGCGAAGACGAAGAGACGGGTTAAAATAATCTTGTGGGACGGGGCTTGCGCTCCGGGAGTCCGAGCATCCGCCGCAGTTCCTTGGCGGCCTTCGGGGCATAGTCCTTGTCGTTGTTGTTCGCCGCGACACGGACCTGCCTCGCATTCCCCTTCAGCTTCTCGACCCGTTGGACGATGCCCCGCAGCTCGTCCTCACCGTATTGCCAGCTGAACCGCTCGGCGACGGTCCTCCCCTGAACGAAGCCAGTGGCGTTCCGGCCGTGGAGACGGAGGTAGGCGAGATCGGGGTTCGTGACGTAGTCGAGAGCGGGCATGGCGATGGCGTCCTCAATGTCCGGGGTGTCGACCCCTACGAGCGTAGCTCGGTAATCGGAGAGGAAGTCGATGGTGTGCTGGGCGGTTTCGCCCTCTAGCCAGCCCTTGTTCCGCAGCTCCACCGCGAGCGGCAGAGGAGACAGGTCCTCGAGCAAACCCTCCAGCTCCGTCAGCCGATGCCGGTTGGGGACGAAGGAGGGGGCAAGCTGAAGGAGAAAGGCCCCGAACTTGCCTGCCTCGATGACAGGGGCGAACTGCTCTTTCGTCCAGAGGACGAGATCCCGCTCCAGCTCACGGTCGATACGGACCGGAGACTTCAATCCGTGGCCCTTGGGCCGGATCGAGGGGGGCAACGTCTCCACCAGGGCGTTATGCCGGGAGAGCGCCTTGTGGAGCTTGGCGTCGAAAAG from Verrucomicrobium sp. GAS474 encodes the following:
- a CDS encoding filamentous hemagglutinin N-terminal domain-containing protein; amino-acid sequence: MISILTSVRSALGRFDCIEFAEELCTAVLLLFLTAFAWCLFVATAAANPTGADVVSGTASISSNGNTLNIVNSNGAIINWGSFSIGAGETTNFLQPSSASSVLNRVVGSNLSEIYGTLSSNGKVFLINPNGVMIGSTGIINTAGFLASTLDVSNADFLANNGSGTMHFTGNGGAGITNYGTIKALGGNVVLMAERVTNAGTISATATASGKGGNVVLGGGTDVYLTTTQNDGAYIRATGKGQIINSGTIDAVSARLQAAGGNEYALAINNTGTIKATGVVRRGGHVYLLSPDSTISNSGSIIAKKVDGSGGKILASGGTALNSGILDASASSGKGGKVTMQGNYVALYDGGSIYVSGPSGGGTVMIGGGAHGADPHVLNSQSTFIGSGSIINADATVRGNGGTVAVWSDGTTRFYGSISAKGAGAGLGGWVETSGHTLVAQGSVATGGGTWLLDPSDVVIGDAYSDSVSYADSTSYDFSTASDTSYISTGSLMAAMADNDVDVTASGSILVDGATASLTGGHTLNLTAQTGGITIQGSDLEGDYSLAAIAGDAVTITGSTINSSGTVRLSGTSVFSDSDLYVSALNLSGASVEVDGQITTTSGALSVTSTGPVLFQGVSATASSSGGTAISIAAGGPVEIDGEIDYTGKASISTTNADVTLNHDVIGDGDLSVSALGSIRVSNVTTSPGSVYLNAGTNVTIAGNVTSVASSAAHDVLNVVAGGDVVINLNKIVDVTGSVTIQAGDRLTIAGSSLIVEDGAPYGWISNLSISSPNGLDVASSSRATHIANNDPLGQVIVNVANGTLSITSSGSLVSGISAAGDLLLNAQQLMVRSGNVGAGGNATVNIAGDVTLTANGSAFPASISSGGLMDITAGGTISMGVWTGVSGDSGVSISSGSGFVWNSNISRWTSVTSSSGAVSVSSGSGFSGTNRLVINAGTNVRLSSGGEIDLANSSNGVSAFTAPTMAVGGESAIYLNATDYAAILPNGSQLLTVQVGDSSSTYGTVPDLSGVSITSTGLTAGDTLAALGIGGLTTTATASSPIGTYGITSNIASGTVIGNYLVYSLDGTLTLSAPLPTPPPVAPAILSTATIEVPRIPFQQEGIPLRLDRTDVGYEVIYANRPGSQEIASVNGNTVKVIYNDFRPAKGTLVGTHWTPSGRAVAKAQTPSVVGTPEHRFVVRNPDADEIVVGQGNYKISHGAVSPATEAEMPKMRMAETPTASVPIALPPFQPHGARGFEDDAQNPAKLVGGWW
- a CDS encoding topoisomerase C-terminal repeat-containing protein, which codes for MIQFEDSPTPEPFDSAKPDYFTFPSHPGVRFWKEKAGRAMTEEDYRTILASERPVELEGFISRAGKPFSAPCRFNPETKTVEFVFDERG
- a CDS encoding DUF4339 domain-containing protein; protein product: MVDFLMGTMPFGAVFVGILFFLHLRKVTKVAVPGECKGVRYLEAYDRLKKEEQLRPARHAMAVAEGRDPENEPPPLPQSANWFYEADGKKVGPVDLSQIEALANSGKLPRTALVWTKGMAGWQPLASLR
- a CDS encoding helix-turn-helix transcriptional regulator, which produces MDFSKICFVSKSEQKRRPAKRKVVRRPKAPDYGAEFGRRLKKVRAEAGLTQETLAELADISTDYVKRLEGGHYVPTIAVVDSIRCALNLSWDQMMGS
- a CDS encoding DUF6804 family protein, whose amino-acid sequence is MRPTPTQVLPQIVVIVLLVLALFGHFHYGFYMFLRLVVFGVFVFLALKASKLEKQNWVWICGITAIVYNPFMPLHLNRGLWSIINLATIAVAFGSMSLIRQVPKE
- a CDS encoding S24 family peptidase, translating into MIPGLLELPFLVAQIPAGFPSPADDYREEPLNIQQLVTRNPLATFFVRAHTHALPSRGIELGDLLVIDRSRTPSPGQVILAVEDGEIRLREMPSSGEIEVWGLVTYTLKELTNAYVRPHRLQ